In Arsenicicoccus sp. oral taxon 190, the following are encoded in one genomic region:
- a CDS encoding SCO2322 family protein, whose amino-acid sequence MSRSSLRTGVLAALLGLLLPLLGTLPAHAADAYRYWGYYHLSGSTWSFATTGPAATTPADGTVEGFRYAVSDMSTPRNPRAIMTFAQVCGSTPAAAGRKRVGVVVDFGRGADAARPETQVPAPYATCVTVDPAATAVQVLGAAAQPRVEKSMVCGIDGYPASGCSDVVKDMTAAARAADEPATIAVRDRSASASGSATGGSSAPSSSSGTSSSSTTTYVVSGVVVLAALAAAAFAMSRRRRADER is encoded by the coding sequence GTGTCCCGCTCCTCCCTCCGCACCGGTGTCCTCGCCGCGCTGCTCGGCCTGCTGCTCCCGCTGCTCGGGACGCTGCCGGCGCACGCCGCCGACGCCTACCGCTACTGGGGCTACTACCACCTGTCGGGCAGCACCTGGTCCTTCGCGACCACCGGCCCGGCCGCCACGACGCCCGCGGACGGGACCGTCGAGGGCTTCCGCTACGCCGTGAGCGACATGTCCACCCCGCGCAACCCGCGGGCGATCATGACCTTCGCGCAGGTCTGCGGCTCCACGCCGGCCGCGGCCGGCCGCAAGCGGGTCGGTGTGGTGGTCGACTTCGGCCGCGGCGCGGACGCGGCCAGGCCCGAGACCCAGGTCCCCGCGCCCTACGCCACCTGCGTGACCGTCGACCCGGCGGCGACCGCCGTCCAGGTCCTGGGCGCCGCCGCCCAGCCGCGCGTCGAGAAGTCGATGGTGTGCGGCATCGACGGCTACCCCGCGAGCGGGTGCAGCGACGTCGTCAAGGACATGACCGCGGCCGCCCGGGCCGCCGACGAGCCCGCCACCATCGCCGTCCGGGACCGCTCGGCGTCTGCGTCGGGTTCGGCCACCGGAGGGTCCTCCGCGCCCTCGTCGTCGTCCGGCACCTCCTCGTCGAGCACCACGACGTATGTCGTCTCCGGGGTCGTCGTCCTCGCCGCGCTGGCGGCCGCCGCCTTCGCGATGTCCCGCCGGCGCCGCGCGGACGAGCGCTGA
- a CDS encoding energy-coupling factor transporter transmembrane component T, translated as MSRPSGTWRVPRRLHPMAWWLWALGLAAAASRTDNPLVLLAIVAVAVLVVALREDPHADAPLGFFVTLGLVALALRVGLGVVLGGGVAGPTVLVTLPRVPLPEAAGSVRLGGPVSLEGILASLWQGLQLATMLVAIGAANALASPRRLLRHVPATLYDVGTAVVVALSFAPRMVVDARAVRAARRLRGHDGRGLRELSRTVVPVLEAAFDRSLDLAASMEARGYGRHALGATRRRRAAGAVTVLGLIGLVGGLYALLDGSVASAYGWPLLAAGVLLSGTTLWLGAQTDTRTRYRRDRWGWAEWAVTAAGLAPAVVLAVLAATGAAGLAMPTVPLAPPPLVPAALLAVLVAAGAGVAAPPLPASHAPGGTRTGHHPADEALGSPTDRPQAPADTPDRPRTEVAA; from the coding sequence GTGTCCCGGCCCTCCGGGACGTGGCGGGTCCCGCGCCGGCTGCACCCCATGGCCTGGTGGCTGTGGGCGCTCGGCCTCGCCGCCGCGGCGTCCCGGACGGACAACCCGCTCGTGCTGCTGGCGATCGTCGCCGTGGCCGTGCTGGTCGTGGCGCTGCGCGAGGACCCGCACGCCGACGCACCGCTCGGCTTCTTCGTCACGCTCGGCCTGGTCGCCTTGGCGCTGCGGGTCGGCCTGGGCGTCGTGCTCGGGGGTGGCGTCGCGGGGCCCACGGTGCTGGTGACCCTGCCGCGGGTGCCGCTGCCCGAGGCCGCGGGCAGCGTCCGGCTCGGCGGACCGGTGTCGCTCGAGGGGATCCTCGCCTCGCTGTGGCAGGGGCTGCAGCTCGCGACCATGCTCGTCGCCATCGGCGCGGCCAACGCGCTGGCGTCCCCGCGACGGCTGCTGCGCCACGTCCCGGCGACGTTGTACGACGTGGGCACCGCCGTGGTCGTCGCGCTGTCCTTCGCACCGCGCATGGTCGTCGACGCCCGCGCCGTCCGGGCCGCCCGCCGCCTGCGGGGGCACGACGGGCGCGGCCTGCGCGAGCTGTCCCGCACCGTCGTCCCCGTGCTGGAGGCCGCCTTCGACCGGTCCCTCGACCTCGCCGCCTCGATGGAGGCGCGCGGCTACGGGCGCCACGCGCTCGGGGCCACCCGACGCCGCCGGGCCGCCGGCGCGGTGACGGTGCTCGGCCTGATCGGCCTGGTCGGGGGCCTCTACGCGCTGCTGGACGGGTCGGTCGCCTCGGCATACGGCTGGCCGCTGCTTGCCGCCGGGGTGCTCCTGTCGGGCACCACGCTGTGGCTGGGCGCGCAGACCGACACCCGCACCCGCTACCGCCGCGACCGGTGGGGCTGGGCGGAGTGGGCCGTCACCGCGGCCGGGCTCGCCCCCGCGGTGGTCCTGGCGGTGCTGGCCGCCACGGGTGCTGCCGGCCTGGCCATGCCGACCGTGCCGCTCGCCCCGCCGCCGCTGGTGCCCGCCGCACTACTGGCAGTGCTGGTGGCCGCCGGCGCCGGCGTCGCGGCGCCCCCGCTGCCGGCCAGCCACGCCCCCGGCGGCACCCGTACCGGCCACCACCCCGCGGACGAGGCGCTCGGGTCGCCGACCGACCGGCCGCAGGCACCGGCGGACACCCCCGACCGCCCCCGCACCGAGGTCGCCGCATGA
- a CDS encoding ABC transporter ATP-binding protein produces the protein MIDVDRWSVRYDEASGPALDAVDLHVDEGELVLVVGETGSGKSTLLRSLDGLVPHFSGGTVSGRVRVAGRDTRTHRPRDLADVVGMVVQDPAASFVTDTVEDELAYGMEAIGLSPTAMRRRVEETLDLLGLAELRGRGLRTLSGGQQQRVAIGAVLAAGPQVLVLDEPTSALDPVAAEDVLSSVTRLVHDLGLTVVLAEHRLERVVHHADGIVVVADGRSSDVLAPAAAMLRSPVHPPVVGLGRALGWSPLPLSVRDARRAVRPVRDRIGAATRGGHAPRPTGETRLGVQGLAVVRGGRAVLAGVDLTARAGEVVALMGRNGVGKSTLLRVLTGTLRPGRGRVSVAGVDPRRCRARELVRHVGLVPQDAATLLHADTVARECREADADFGATPGTCRALASRLLGPTEPPGLDDRHPRDLSEGQRLLLALAVVLTAAPPVVLLDEPTRGLDYTAKARLTAVLDELAREGHCVLLATHDVELAADVADRVVVLAEGEVVADGPADEILSASTAFAPQVAKVLHPLPILTVPAAVDAAVRAGVIRAGS, from the coding sequence ATGATCGACGTCGACCGGTGGAGCGTGCGCTACGACGAGGCGTCCGGGCCCGCCCTGGACGCCGTGGACCTGCACGTCGACGAGGGCGAGCTGGTGCTGGTCGTCGGCGAGACCGGCTCGGGCAAGTCGACGCTGCTGCGCAGCCTGGACGGGCTCGTGCCCCACTTCAGCGGCGGCACCGTCTCCGGCAGGGTCCGGGTCGCCGGCCGCGACACCCGCACCCACCGGCCCCGGGACCTCGCCGACGTCGTCGGCATGGTGGTGCAGGACCCCGCCGCGTCCTTCGTCACCGACACCGTCGAGGACGAGCTCGCCTACGGCATGGAGGCCATCGGGCTGTCCCCCACCGCGATGCGCCGCCGGGTCGAGGAGACGCTTGACCTGCTCGGCCTCGCCGAGCTGCGCGGCCGTGGGCTGCGCACGCTGTCCGGCGGGCAGCAGCAGCGCGTCGCGATCGGGGCGGTCCTCGCGGCCGGCCCGCAGGTGCTGGTCCTGGACGAACCCACCTCCGCCCTGGACCCCGTCGCCGCCGAGGACGTCCTGTCCTCCGTCACCCGGCTGGTCCACGACCTGGGCCTGACCGTCGTGCTCGCCGAGCACCGGCTCGAGCGCGTGGTGCACCACGCCGACGGCATCGTGGTCGTCGCCGACGGCCGCAGCAGCGACGTCCTCGCGCCGGCCGCCGCGATGCTCCGCTCCCCCGTGCACCCCCCGGTCGTCGGCCTCGGGCGTGCCCTCGGCTGGTCCCCCCTGCCGCTGTCCGTGCGGGACGCCCGCCGCGCGGTCCGCCCGGTGCGGGACCGCATCGGCGCCGCCACCCGCGGGGGGCACGCGCCCCGCCCCACCGGGGAGACCCGGCTCGGGGTCCAGGGGCTCGCCGTCGTCCGGGGCGGCCGCGCGGTGCTCGCCGGCGTCGACCTCACCGCCCGGGCCGGCGAGGTGGTCGCGCTCATGGGGCGCAACGGCGTCGGCAAGTCCACCCTGCTGCGCGTCCTCACCGGCACGCTGCGCCCGGGGCGGGGACGGGTGAGCGTGGCCGGCGTCGACCCCCGCCGCTGCCGGGCCCGCGAGCTCGTCCGCCACGTCGGCCTCGTCCCCCAGGACGCCGCGACGCTGCTGCACGCGGACACCGTGGCACGCGAGTGCCGCGAGGCCGACGCCGACTTCGGGGCGACCCCGGGCACCTGCCGAGCCCTGGCCTCGCGGCTGCTCGGCCCGACCGAGCCGCCCGGCCTCGACGACCGCCACCCGCGCGACCTGTCCGAGGGGCAGCGGCTGCTCCTCGCCCTCGCCGTCGTCCTCACCGCCGCGCCGCCCGTGGTGCTGCTCGACGAGCCGACCCGCGGGCTGGACTACACCGCCAAGGCCCGCCTGACCGCCGTCCTCGACGAGCTGGCGCGCGAGGGCCACTGCGTGCTGCTCGCGACCCACGACGTCGAGCTGGCCGCCGACGTCGCCGACCGGGTCGTCGTGCTCGCCGAGGGCGAGGTCGTCGCGGACGGCCCCGCCGACGAGATCCTCTCGGCCTCCACCGCCTTCGCGCCCCAGGTCGCCAAGGTGCTGCACCCCCTGCCGATCCTGACCGTGCCCGCCGCGGTCGACGCGGCGGTGCGGGCGGGCGTCATACGGGCGGGGTCGTGA
- a CDS encoding ECF transporter S component: MTVRLRVVPALTLLLVSVVCAAAFLWPFVTTSPAVLAHAHDAPWVFAALLGLLALVCLAEVTSEGLDAKTVAVMGVLCAAGGGLRVLSAGTAGLEPMFFLLVLAGAVLGPAPGFVVGALSLLTGALLTGAIGPWVPFQMIACGWVALVAGLLPIARLGVRARCAVLGLYGLVAGLAYGLVMNLWFWPFLATTLAPQGAGFVPGADVATNVSHYLTFYVLTSLGWDVPRGVLTAVLVWLAGPATDRVLRRAVRRARFDATATFLPDPQEPR, translated from the coding sequence GTGACGGTCCGGCTGCGGGTGGTGCCCGCCCTCACCCTGCTGCTCGTGAGCGTGGTCTGCGCCGCGGCGTTCCTGTGGCCCTTCGTGACGACCTCGCCCGCGGTGCTGGCGCACGCCCACGACGCGCCGTGGGTCTTCGCGGCGCTGCTGGGGCTGCTGGCGCTCGTGTGCCTCGCGGAGGTCACCTCCGAGGGGCTCGACGCCAAGACCGTCGCCGTGATGGGGGTGCTGTGCGCCGCCGGCGGCGGGCTGCGGGTGCTCTCCGCAGGCACCGCCGGCCTCGAGCCGATGTTCTTCCTGCTGGTGCTGGCCGGCGCGGTCCTGGGTCCCGCTCCCGGTTTCGTGGTCGGGGCGTTGTCGCTGCTCACGGGCGCGCTGCTCACAGGCGCGATCGGGCCGTGGGTGCCCTTCCAGATGATCGCGTGCGGCTGGGTCGCGCTCGTCGCCGGGCTGCTCCCGATCGCCCGGCTGGGGGTCCGGGCGCGGTGCGCCGTGCTCGGTCTCTACGGCCTGGTGGCCGGCCTCGCCTACGGTCTCGTCATGAACCTCTGGTTCTGGCCCTTCCTCGCCACCACCCTCGCGCCCCAGGGCGCCGGCTTCGTACCCGGCGCCGACGTGGCCACCAACGTCTCGCACTACCTCACGTTCTACGTCCTCACCTCGCTCGGCTGGGACGTGCCCCGCGGCGTGCTCACGGCCGTGCTGGTGTGGCTCGCGGGACCCGCGACCGACCGGGTGCTGCGCCGGGCGGTCCGCCGGGCCCGGTTCGACGCGACCGCGACCTTCCTCCCCGACCCCCAGGAGCCCCGATGA
- the cobU gene encoding bifunctional adenosylcobinamide kinase/adenosylcobinamide-phosphate guanylyltransferase, with translation MITLVTGGVRSGKSRYAESLVPATGPAVYVAPGPAPGDGDPEWAHRVAAHQARRPATWTTVETADLAPVVATATTPVLVDCLGTWVSRVVDDAVAWDDPAAAAAAVADARSRLVSALATAPGDVVLVTNEVGWGVVPEHASGRMFRDELGRVNAEVSAVADRVALVVAGRVLDLSGAPVVP, from the coding sequence ATGATCACGCTCGTCACCGGCGGGGTGCGCAGCGGCAAGAGCCGGTATGCCGAGAGCCTCGTCCCCGCCACCGGGCCCGCGGTCTACGTCGCGCCGGGCCCGGCGCCCGGTGACGGCGACCCGGAGTGGGCCCACCGGGTCGCCGCCCATCAGGCGCGCCGGCCCGCAACCTGGACCACCGTCGAGACCGCCGACCTCGCCCCGGTGGTGGCCACAGCCACCACCCCGGTGCTGGTCGACTGCCTGGGCACGTGGGTGTCCCGCGTCGTCGACGACGCGGTGGCCTGGGACGACCCTGCGGCGGCGGCCGCCGCCGTGGCCGACGCCCGGTCCCGCCTGGTGTCCGCGCTGGCCACCGCGCCTGGCGACGTGGTGCTGGTGACCAACGAGGTCGGGTGGGGGGTCGTGCCGGAGCACGCCTCGGGGCGGATGTTCCGGGACGAGCTGGGGCGGGTCAACGCCGAGGTCTCCGCGGTCGCCGACCGGGTGGCCCTGGTGGTCGCCGGGCGGGTGCTGGACCTGTCCGGCGCGCCGGTGGTGCCGTGA
- a CDS encoding adenosylcobinamide-GDP ribazoletransferase — MTGPARAGRWADGLRLAWGTLSAVPVPPPRRVDRPVAGAAMLLAPLAALPLVAAWVGWALLARWAGSPPLVTGGVAVALGVLLTRAMHQDGLADYSDGLSASYDRERALAVMKTGDVGPSGATAIALSLLVQAACLGALAPAPGGITLGAVALVTSRHVLAWACLRGVPSARPSGLGDMVAGSVARWQALTALAVVAGVTVVAAGPSALWAGLACVAAGLVGCWLVVERAVRRLGGITGDVLGAAIEVSLSLALVAASLLR; from the coding sequence GTGACCGGCCCGGCCCGCGCCGGGCGCTGGGCCGACGGGTTGCGTCTGGCCTGGGGCACGCTGTCAGCCGTCCCGGTGCCCCCGCCCCGCAGGGTGGACCGGCCGGTCGCCGGGGCCGCGATGCTCCTGGCGCCCCTGGCCGCGCTGCCCCTGGTGGCGGCGTGGGTCGGGTGGGCGCTGCTCGCCCGGTGGGCCGGCTCTCCTCCCCTGGTCACCGGCGGGGTCGCGGTGGCGCTGGGGGTGCTGCTGACCCGGGCGATGCACCAGGACGGCCTCGCCGACTACTCCGACGGCCTGTCGGCCAGCTATGACCGCGAGCGGGCCCTCGCCGTCATGAAGACCGGCGACGTGGGCCCGTCCGGAGCCACCGCCATCGCACTGTCGCTGCTGGTCCAGGCGGCCTGCCTGGGCGCCCTCGCCCCGGCACCAGGTGGGATCACCCTCGGCGCGGTCGCCCTGGTGACCAGCCGGCACGTCCTCGCGTGGGCGTGCCTGCGCGGGGTGCCGAGCGCTCGCCCGAGCGGCCTCGGGGACATGGTGGCGGGCAGCGTCGCGCGGTGGCAGGCCCTGACCGCGCTCGCCGTGGTCGCGGGCGTGACGGTGGTGGCGGCCGGGCCGAGCGCCTTGTGGGCCGGGCTCGCCTGCGTGGCAGCGGGACTCGTGGGCTGCTGGCTGGTGGTGGAGCGCGCGGTGCGGCGCCTCGGGGGCATCACCGGCGACGTGCTCGGCGCCGCGATCGAGGTGTCCCTCAGCCTCGCGCTCGTGGCGGCGAGCCTGCTGCGCTGA
- a CDS encoding DMT family transporter, translating into MLRGYLLVLASAVGFGITPLLATVAYRSGVDVSTVLLYRFAIAAVVLWALCLGRGLVRRLPGRTLAGLAAAGFAYFLQAATYFYAVQQLTAGLAALLLYLYPCLVALITALAARAVPSRAVVLSLVLSFAGIGLALGRVTGAGTTSGVLAGVATAACYTAYVLLTDHLGATVPPLLASAWVCTLATGFIVVATAALGTLAPGRALLAPAAVAGVGLVGGALAIATFFAGVAAVGATQASIVSTVEPIVSVVGSAALLGAAMTGWQWLGAATVLAGAAVAVLAHAGQQRRGEVPPEVSAAGSPPRARG; encoded by the coding sequence GTGCTGCGTGGATATCTGCTGGTGCTGGCGTCGGCCGTCGGGTTCGGGATCACCCCGCTGCTCGCGACGGTCGCCTACCGCAGCGGCGTGGACGTGTCCACGGTGCTGCTCTACCGGTTCGCGATCGCCGCGGTCGTGCTGTGGGCCCTGTGCCTGGGGCGCGGTCTGGTGCGGCGGCTCCCGGGGCGCACCCTGGCCGGCCTCGCCGCCGCCGGGTTCGCCTACTTCCTGCAGGCGGCCACGTACTTCTACGCGGTGCAGCAGCTCACGGCCGGGCTCGCGGCGCTGCTGCTCTACCTCTACCCCTGCCTGGTGGCCCTGATCACCGCCCTGGCCGCCCGGGCCGTGCCGTCCCGCGCGGTGGTCCTCTCTCTGGTGCTGTCCTTCGCCGGGATCGGGCTCGCGCTCGGGCGGGTGACCGGGGCCGGCACCACGTCGGGGGTGCTCGCGGGCGTGGCCACGGCGGCGTGCTACACGGCATACGTGCTGCTCACCGACCACCTGGGCGCGACGGTCCCGCCGCTGCTGGCGAGCGCCTGGGTGTGCACCCTCGCGACGGGCTTCATCGTGGTGGCGACGGCTGCGCTCGGCACCCTCGCCCCGGGCCGGGCGCTGCTCGCCCCCGCGGCGGTGGCGGGTGTCGGTCTGGTGGGCGGGGCGCTGGCGATCGCGACGTTCTTCGCGGGCGTGGCCGCCGTCGGCGCGACCCAGGCGTCGATCGTGTCGACGGTCGAGCCGATCGTCTCGGTGGTGGGCTCGGCGGCGCTGCTGGGGGCGGCCATGACCGGGTGGCAGTGGCTGGGGGCCGCCACGGTGCTGGCCGGGGCGGCGGTCGCGGTCCTGGCGCACGCCGGTCAGCAGCGCCGCGGGGAGGTCCCGCCGGAGGTCAGCGCAGCAGGCTCGCCGCCACGAGCGCGAGGCTGA
- the gcvT gene encoding glycine cleavage system aminomethyltransferase GcvT, translating into MTETSLKKSPLHERHVALGAKMADFGGWEMPIEYPGGGVIREHTAVRERVGIFDVSHLGKARVVGEGAADFVNSCFTNDLRKVEPPKAQYTMCCDEQTGGVVDDLIQYVKSDDEVFLIPNAANTTEVVRRMRDKLPEGLELTNLHEEYGVIAVQGPRAEDVVTALGLPTDLEYMSFAEAEWNGRPVIVCRTGYTGEKGYELLPTWDNTPALWDALVEAMAPHDGLPCGLGARDTLRTEMGYALHGHELSMDITPNMARAGWAVGWGKDAFWGKEVLEAQKAAKDCRLSWGLKVTGRGIPRKDCVVKDAEGREIGVVTSGTMSPTLKQGIALCLLDRGAKEGDEVVVDVRGREVAAVVTKPPFVQGGAAS; encoded by the coding sequence ATGACGGAAACTTCACTGAAGAAGTCCCCCCTCCACGAGAGGCACGTCGCGCTCGGCGCCAAGATGGCCGACTTCGGCGGCTGGGAGATGCCGATCGAGTACCCCGGCGGCGGCGTGATCCGCGAGCACACCGCGGTGCGCGAGCGCGTCGGCATCTTCGACGTGTCCCACCTGGGCAAGGCGAGGGTCGTCGGCGAGGGCGCCGCCGACTTCGTCAACTCCTGCTTCACCAACGACCTGCGCAAGGTCGAGCCGCCCAAGGCGCAGTACACCATGTGCTGCGACGAGCAGACCGGCGGCGTCGTCGACGACCTGATCCAGTACGTCAAGAGCGACGACGAGGTCTTCCTCATCCCCAACGCTGCCAACACGACCGAGGTCGTGCGCCGGATGCGCGACAAGCTGCCCGAGGGTCTGGAGCTGACCAACCTGCACGAGGAGTATGGCGTGATCGCCGTGCAGGGGCCCCGCGCCGAGGACGTGGTCACCGCCCTGGGCCTGCCCACCGACCTGGAGTACATGTCCTTCGCCGAGGCGGAGTGGAACGGCCGTCCCGTCATCGTGTGCCGCACCGGCTACACCGGCGAGAAGGGCTACGAGCTGCTGCCGACCTGGGACAACACCCCGGCCCTGTGGGACGCCCTGGTCGAGGCGATGGCGCCGCACGACGGGCTGCCGTGCGGCCTGGGCGCGCGCGACACGCTGCGCACCGAGATGGGCTACGCGCTGCACGGTCACGAGCTGTCGATGGACATCACCCCCAACATGGCGCGCGCCGGCTGGGCCGTCGGCTGGGGCAAGGACGCGTTCTGGGGCAAGGAGGTCCTGGAGGCGCAGAAGGCCGCCAAGGACTGCCGCCTGTCCTGGGGCCTGAAGGTCACCGGCCGGGGCATCCCCCGCAAGGACTGCGTCGTCAAGGACGCCGAGGGCCGCGAGATCGGCGTCGTCACCTCCGGGACCATGTCGCCCACCCTCAAGCAGGGCATCGCGCTGTGCCTGCTCGACCGGGGCGCCAAGGAGGGCGACGAGGTCGTCGTGGACGTGCGCGGCCGCGAGGTCGCCGCCGTGGTCACGAAGCCGCCCTTCGTCCAGGGTGGTGCCGCGAGCTGA
- a CDS encoding leucyl aminopeptidase, which yields MTSLAVTARSVADLSADVVVLGAFSGGDAPTLAVDLPAAALDHLTTALSALGFTAAAESSVVLVAVPGLDARRVVVVGLGARPEKKKALDAAVLRRSVGAALRSIIDAERVAVALPVPSADHVAAVAEGAALGAYRFTAQRGTSDAPTVVDTITIVSERGRDSAVKAAVSRASAVAQAVGYARDLVNTAPNLLYPQTFADSVKQRAAGTKVKVAVLDEKALVKGGFGGIVGVGQGSVHPPRIVSLSYAPAGKKSKLPHLALVGKGMTFDSGGLDIKPANHMANMKSDMAGAAAVAGAVLAIAELGLPIRVTGWLGLAENMPSGSAQRASDVVTMHNGMTVEILNTDAEGRMVLADVMTLAGEESPTAIVDIATLTGAQVVALGLEVAAVMGNDDEFRTRVCSAGDDMGEDLWPMPLPAAYRKGLDTEVADIAHKGGPAGGMLTAGLFLQEFVPQVDGEAIPWAHVDIAGPSFNEQGPRGFTPKGGTGFGVATLVRLAELLSQS from the coding sequence GTGACCTCGCTCGCCGTCACCGCTCGCTCCGTCGCTGATCTCTCCGCGGACGTCGTCGTCCTCGGTGCCTTCAGCGGCGGCGACGCCCCCACCCTCGCCGTGGACCTCCCCGCCGCGGCCCTCGACCACCTCACGACGGCGCTGTCCGCCCTGGGGTTCACCGCCGCCGCCGAGTCCTCGGTCGTCCTGGTCGCCGTGCCGGGCCTCGACGCCCGCCGCGTCGTCGTGGTCGGCCTGGGCGCGCGCCCGGAGAAGAAGAAGGCGCTGGACGCGGCCGTGCTGCGCCGCAGCGTCGGCGCGGCCCTGCGCTCGATCATCGACGCCGAGCGCGTCGCGGTCGCCCTGCCCGTGCCGAGCGCGGACCACGTCGCCGCGGTCGCCGAGGGCGCAGCGCTCGGCGCCTACCGGTTCACGGCGCAGCGCGGCACCAGCGACGCCCCGACCGTCGTCGACACCATCACGATCGTCAGCGAGCGAGGCCGCGACTCGGCCGTCAAGGCCGCCGTGAGCCGCGCGTCGGCCGTCGCGCAGGCCGTCGGCTACGCCCGCGACCTGGTCAACACCGCCCCCAACCTGCTCTACCCGCAGACCTTCGCTGACTCCGTCAAGCAGCGCGCCGCGGGCACCAAGGTCAAGGTCGCGGTCCTCGACGAGAAGGCGCTCGTCAAGGGCGGGTTCGGCGGGATCGTGGGTGTCGGCCAGGGGTCGGTCCACCCGCCCCGCATCGTGTCGCTCTCCTACGCCCCCGCCGGCAAGAAGAGCAAGCTCCCCCACCTCGCGCTGGTGGGCAAGGGCATGACCTTCGACTCCGGCGGCCTGGACATCAAACCGGCCAACCACATGGCCAACATGAAGTCCGACATGGCCGGGGCCGCCGCCGTCGCCGGGGCCGTCCTCGCCATCGCCGAGCTCGGGTTGCCGATCCGCGTCACCGGCTGGCTCGGTCTCGCCGAGAACATGCCCTCGGGGTCGGCCCAGCGCGCCTCCGACGTCGTCACGATGCACAACGGCATGACCGTCGAGATCCTCAACACCGACGCCGAGGGCCGCATGGTGCTCGCCGACGTCATGACCCTCGCCGGCGAGGAGTCGCCCACCGCCATCGTCGACATCGCCACCCTGACCGGGGCCCAGGTCGTCGCGCTCGGCCTCGAGGTCGCGGCCGTCATGGGCAACGACGACGAGTTCCGCACCCGGGTGTGCTCGGCCGGGGACGACATGGGCGAGGACCTGTGGCCGATGCCGCTGCCGGCGGCCTACCGCAAGGGCCTGGACACCGAGGTCGCCGACATCGCGCACAAGGGCGGCCCGGCGGGCGGCATGCTGACCGCGGGCCTCTTCCTGCAGGAGTTCGTCCCGCAGGTGGACGGCGAGGCGATCCCGTGGGCGCACGTCGACATCGCCGGCCCCTCCTTCAACGAGCAGGGTCCCCGGGGGTTCACCCCCAAGGGCGGCACCGGCTTCGGCGTGGCCACCCTGGTGCGGCTGGCCGAGCTGCTGAGCCAGTCCTGA
- the lpdA gene encoding dihydrolipoyl dehydrogenase, translating to MAEQDTFDLVILGGGSGGYACALRAAQLGLTVALVEKGKLGGTCLHRGCVPTKALLHAAEVADSARESEKFGVRATFEAIDMAGVHSYKDGVVSRLHKGLQGLVKAAQVTYVEGTGRVVAKDTVEVDGRRLVGRNLVLATGSYARTLPGLEIGGRIMTSEQALHLEQVPSRVVVLGGGVIGVEFASVFCSFGAEVTVVEALPRLVAAEDEAVSKQLERSFRKRKIGVQTGVRFESAAQSEDSVTVTLEGGETLDADLLLVAVGRGPATEGLGYEEIGVEMDRGFVLATDCRTSVPGVWAVGDIVPGLQLAHRGFAQGIYVAEAIAGQEPASIDEKGIPRVTYCDPEIASVGYTEAQAREAFGEIECYEYNLGGNGRSQILGTSGFVKLVRRIDGPVVGIHMVGARMGEQVGEAQLIYGWEALPEDVAPLIHAHPTQNEALGEAHLALAGKPLHAHA from the coding sequence ATGGCTGAGCAGGACACCTTCGACCTCGTCATCCTCGGCGGCGGCAGCGGCGGCTACGCGTGCGCGCTGCGGGCGGCCCAGCTGGGGCTGACCGTCGCGCTGGTCGAGAAGGGCAAGCTCGGCGGCACCTGCCTGCACCGTGGCTGCGTCCCCACCAAGGCGCTGCTGCACGCGGCCGAGGTCGCCGACAGCGCCCGCGAGAGCGAGAAGTTCGGGGTGCGGGCGACCTTCGAGGCGATCGACATGGCGGGGGTCCACAGCTACAAGGACGGCGTGGTCTCCCGGCTCCACAAGGGTCTGCAGGGGCTGGTCAAGGCCGCCCAGGTCACCTACGTCGAGGGCACCGGCCGCGTGGTCGCCAAGGACACCGTCGAGGTCGACGGCCGCCGGCTGGTGGGGCGCAACCTCGTGCTCGCGACGGGCTCCTACGCCCGCACCCTGCCGGGCCTGGAGATCGGGGGCCGGATCATGACGAGCGAGCAGGCGTTGCACCTCGAGCAGGTGCCCTCCCGCGTGGTCGTGCTCGGCGGCGGCGTCATCGGCGTCGAGTTCGCGTCGGTGTTCTGCAGCTTCGGCGCCGAGGTGACCGTGGTGGAGGCGCTGCCCCGGCTCGTCGCGGCCGAGGACGAGGCCGTCTCCAAGCAGCTGGAGCGGTCCTTCCGCAAGCGCAAGATCGGCGTGCAGACCGGCGTGCGCTTCGAGTCGGCCGCGCAGTCCGAGGACTCCGTCACCGTCACCCTCGAGGGCGGGGAGACCCTCGACGCCGACCTGCTGCTGGTGGCCGTGGGGCGCGGGCCGGCCACCGAGGGGCTGGGCTACGAGGAGATCGGGGTCGAGATGGATCGCGGCTTCGTGCTCGCCACCGACTGCCGCACCTCCGTGCCGGGGGTCTGGGCGGTCGGCGACATCGTCCCCGGTCTGCAGCTCGCGCACCGCGGCTTCGCCCAGGGCATCTACGTCGCGGAGGCCATCGCCGGGCAGGAGCCGGCATCCATCGACGAGAAGGGCATCCCCCGGGTCACCTACTGCGACCCCGAGATCGCGTCGGTCGGCTACACCGAGGCGCAGGCCCGGGAGGCCTTCGGCGAGATCGAGTGCTACGAGTACAACCTGGGCGGCAACGGCCGGTCCCAGATCCTCGGCACGAGCGGCTTCGTCAAGCTGGTGCGCCGCATCGACGGGCCCGTCGTCGGCATCCACATGGTCGGAGCGCGGATGGGCGAGCAGGTCGGCGAGGCGCAGCTCATCTACGGCTGGGAGGCCCTCCCCGAGGACGTCGCCCCGCTGATCCACGCCCACCCGACCCAGAACGAAGCGCTCGGCGAGGCACACCTCGCCCTCGCCGGCAAGCCCCTGCACGCCCACGCCTGA